One Triplophysa dalaica isolate WHDGS20190420 chromosome 1, ASM1584641v1, whole genome shotgun sequence DNA segment encodes these proteins:
- the gigyf1a gene encoding GRB10-interacting GYF protein 1 isoform X3 gives MTAETLNFGPEWLRALSSGGTLSSPPASPAMPKYKLAEYRYGREEMLALYVQDNKVPEEMQDKEFAVILQDEPQQPLALLPLTEEEQRNFSMSVNSLAVLRLMGKGGGAVPAGVNRGRGRGEGVFYQRSGEEVEGGFGRSVREIHRSQSWDDRGERRFEKPLRREGVRPGLEESGLVGRKEFMRSDSDNWRTLREEQEEDDTGETGSSWRLTGSRRDDGGPRSAGWREHGGPGEVRRRKFDFDFRDGGNEGGRRRTGSEGAEDERDGLPEWCTDEEDGEMGTFDSSGAYMSFKKGPKDPIPEEDFEFLGLDDEEENDSNPEKSNGTELEKSENDMMNSALFSETEVKLISPSPPPSIALPMSAPDTEAVLSAATCGIEEPHPTPSIPNKLPTEVLSEALLILSPSASSSLPSSSPSSSSAATDLPPLGGDIEDDEGMKHLQQEAEKMVAALQDTSLEEECFTQTLQESRNTASALPLSHDSAMKWFYKDPQGEIQGPFTTVEMCEWFQAGYFTMNLLVKRGCDEGFQPLGEVIKMWGRVPFAPGPSPPPLLVRNRPLLHPQPPKGEIGNMDQDRLKKQQELAAATALYQQLQQQQLFQLFNREQGMMPSMNRSMSVPDTGSMWDMHTSASQPSGGEASLWDLMNSSSQGPILEQLQKLHERREAELRAKREEEERKRRDEKRREEQKRREEEDLYRRKQQQELLMKLLQQAPRQGSSGSASSWNGGPIPGLGKQNKPLNLLEAQQEAERMHKQQHRVQQQQRWGDASVMWAAGSLDGKVGGGSSSGGGMGIWDEALKNQSALRNNIGLKNSRSSPSLSEQYMMRGRKRTEEEERLLKLLQGMKSQDGFTTWCEQMLHALNTSANNSSSQDVPTIVAYLKEVESPYEVLNFICSYLGDTVEAKEFARQFLERRAKQKANHQRQQQQLSKEMAGLTMNNFPLQDTVRGMNPSALQSMFQAVHSGKGGMYDQAAKMKKKQPMMLHSDPSILGYSFHGAPDRYGLNEMEMVEDY, from the exons ATGACTGCTGAAACACTTAACTTTGGCCCAGAATG GCTCCGTGCACTTTCCAGTGGAGGCACTTTGTCTTCCCCTCCTGCCTCTCCTGCTATGCCAAAGTACAAGCTGGCCGAGTACCGTTATGGCCGAGAGGAGATGCTAGCACTTTATGTCCAAGACAACAAG GTTCCCGAAGAAATGCAGGACAAGGAGTTTGCTGTTATTCTGCAGGATGAGCCTCAGCAGCCACTGGCACTGTTGCCTCTCACTGAGGAGGAGCAG AGGAACTTTTCCATGTCTGTCAACAGTCTGGCTGTGCTGAGGCTTATGGGTAAAGGGGGTGGGGCCGTCCCGGCTGGGGTGAACCGAG GCCGAGGAAGGGGAGAGGGCGTGTTCTACCAAAGAAGCGGTGAGGAAGTAGAAGGTGGCTTTGGTCGGAGTGTTCGAGAGATTCATCGTAGCCAGAGCTGGGACGACAG AGGTGAAAGACGCTTTGAGAAACCCCTGCGAAGAGAAGGTGTGCGGCCAGGTTTAGAGGAGTCTGGTTTGGTTGGGCGAAAAGAGTTCATGCGCTCTGACAGTGACAATTGGCGCACACTGAGAGAGGAGCAGGAGGAGGATGACACGGGAGAGACCGGAAGCAGCTGGAGACTCACTGGTTCACGAAGAGATG ATGGTGGTCCTCGCTCAGCTGGGTGGAGAGAACACGGTGGTCCCGGTGAAGTTCGCCGTAGAAAGTTTGACTTTGACTTCAGGGATGGAGGAAATGAGggaggaagaagaagaacagGAAGTGAAGGGGCAGAGGATGAAAGAGATGGTTTGCCGGAGTGGTGCACAGATGAAGAAGATGGAGAAATGGGAACCTTTGATTCTTCTGGAGCGTATATGTCTTTTAAG AAAGGCCCAAAAGACCCCATTCCAGAAGAGGACTTTGAGTTCCTGGGTTTGGATGATGAGGAAGAGAATGATTCTAATCCAGAGAAGAGTAATGGCACTGAATTAGAAAAAAGTGAGAATG ataTGATGAACTCGGCTCTATTTTCTGAAACCGAAGTGAAGCTTATTTCTCCCTCCCCTCCTCCATCCATCGCTCTTCCTATGTCTGCTCCTGACACTGAGGCTGTGCTATCTGCTGCCACCTGTGGCATTGAGGAGCCTCACCCTACCCCCTCAATTCCCAACAAACTACCAACTGAAG TGTTATCAGAGGCCCTGTTGATTTTGAGCCCCAGTGCCTCCTCCAGTCTGCCTTCATCTTctccctcctcttcctctgctGCTACTGACCTCCCACCACTGGGGGGCGACATTGAGGATGATGAGGGTATGAAGCACCTGCAACAG gaggcAGAGAAGATGGTGGCAGCGCTCCAGGACACATCTCTAGAGGAAGAGTGTTTTACACAGACTCTTCAGGAGAGCAGAAACACGGCCTCTGCTCTTCCTCTCTCCCACGACTCTGCCATGAAATGGTTTTACAAAGACCCGCAAGGAGAGATTCAGG GTCCATTTACTACAGTGGAGATGTGCGAATGGTTTCAGGCGGGATATTTCACAATGAACCTGCTTGTTAAACGAGGTTGTGATGAGGGCTTTCAGCCTCTGGGGGAAGTCATTAAGATGTGGGGGCGTGTGCCTTTTGCCCCTGGCCCCTCCCCTCCGCCCCTCCTGGTGAGGAATCGACCACTCCTTCACCCTCAACCACCCAAGGGGGAAATT ggTAATATGGATCAGGACCGGTTGAAAAAGCAGCAGGAATTAGCTGCTGCCACAGCCCTTTACCAGCAACTCCAGCAACAGCAGCTGTTCCAGCTCTTTAACAG AGAGCAGGGTATGATGCCGTCAATGAACAGGTCGATGTCAGTGCCAGATACAGGGTCCATGTGGGACATGCATACCTCAGCTTCACAGCCAtcag GCGGTGAGGCCAGTCTATGGGACTTAATGAATTCTTCATCTCAGGGTCCAATTCTAGAACAGCTTCAGAAG CTACATGAAAGAAGAGAAGCTGAACTCAGGGCCAAGCGTGAGGAAGAGGAGCGGAAACGAAGGGATGAAAAAAGAAGAGAGGAGCAGAAaagaagagaggaggaggaTCTTTATAGGCGCAAGCAG CAGCAGGAATTGCTGATGAAGTTGCTCCAGCAGGCTCCGCGTCAGGGTTCCTCTGGTTCCGCCTCAAGCTGGAACGGTGGACCCATCCCTGGGCTGGGGAAACAGAACAAGCCCCTCAACCTCCTGGAGGCCCAACAGGAGGCTGAGAGAAtgcacaaacaacaacacagagTCCAGCAACAGCAGCGG TGGGGTGATGCATCTGTGATGTGGGCAGCTGGATCTTTGGACGGAAAAGTGGGAGGCGGCAGCTCTTCAGGAGGTGGAATGGGTATCTGGGATGAGGCTCTAAAGAACCAGAGTGCTCTCCGCAACAACATTGGGCTGAAGAACAGCCGAAGCAGTCCCTCGCTGAG TGAGCAGTACATGATGAGAGGCCGCAAACGCACTGAGGAAGAGGAGCGGCTGTTGAAACTCCTGCAGGGGATGAAGTCTCAAGATGGCTTCACCACCTGGTGTGAACAGATGCTTCATGCACTCAACACCTCTGCCAATAACTCCTCCTCCCAGGATG TGCCCACCATTGTGGCGTACCTAAAGGAGGTGGAGTCTCCGTACGAGGTGTTGAACTTTATCTGCTCCTACCTGGGTGACACAGTTGAAGCCAAAGAGTTCGCTAGGCAGTTCCTGGAGCGCCGTGCCAAACAGAAGGCTAACCACCAGAGACAGCAGCAGCAG CTCTCTAAAGAGATGGCTGGACTTACCATGAACAACTTTCCGCTGCAG GATACTGTACGAGGAATGAACCCCAGTGCCCTGCAGTCTATGTTTCaggcagtgcattctgggaaaggGGGCATGTATGATCAGGCAGCAAAGATGAAGAAAAAGCAGCCCATGATGCTGCACTCTGACCCAAGCATCTTAG GGTATTCATTCCATGGTGCCCCTGATCGGTATGGTCTAAACGAGATGGAAATGGTTGAGGATTACTGA
- the gigyf1a gene encoding GRB10-interacting GYF protein 1 isoform X1 codes for MTAETLNFGPEWLRALSSGGTLSSPPASPAMPKYKLAEYRYGREEMLALYVQDNKVPEEMQDKEFAVILQDEPQQPLALLPLTEEEQRNFSMSVNSLAVLRLMGKGGGAVPAGVNRGRGTTRGGRGRGRGEGVFYQRSGEEVEGGFGRSVREIHRSQSWDDRGERRFEKPLRREGVRPGLEESGLVGRKEFMRSDSDNWRTLREEQEEDDTGETGSSWRLTGSRRDDGGPRSAGWREHGGPGEVRRRKFDFDFRDGGNEGGRRRTGSEGAEDERDGLPEWCTDEEDGEMGTFDSSGAYMSFKKGPKDPIPEEDFEFLGLDDEEENDSNPEKSNGTELEKSENDMMNSALFSETEVKLISPSPPPSIALPMSAPDTEAVLSAATCGIEEPHPTPSIPNKLPTEVLSEALLILSPSASSSLPSSSPSSSSAATDLPPLGGDIEDDEGMKHLQQEAEKMVAALQDTSLEEECFTQTLQESRNTASALPLSHDSAMKWFYKDPQGEIQGPFTTVEMCEWFQAGYFTMNLLVKRGCDEGFQPLGEVIKMWGRVPFAPGPSPPPLLVRNRPLLHPQPPKGEIGNMDQDRLKKQQELAAATALYQQLQQQQLFQLFNREQGMMPSMNRSMSVPDTGSMWDMHTSASQPSGGEASLWDLMNSSSQGPILEQLQKLHERREAELRAKREEEERKRRDEKRREEQKRREEEDLYRRKQQQELLMKLLQQAPRQGSSGSASSWNGGPIPGLGKQNKPLNLLEAQQEAERMHKQQHRVQQQQRWGDASVMWAAGSLDGKVGGGSSSGGGMGIWDEALKNQSALRNNIGLKNSRSSPSLSEQYMMRGRKRTEEEERLLKLLQGMKSQDGFTTWCEQMLHALNTSANNSSSQDVPTIVAYLKEVESPYEVLNFICSYLGDTVEAKEFARQFLERRAKQKANHQRQQQQLSKEMAGLTMNNFPLQDTVRGMNPSALQSMFQAVHSGKGGMYDQAAKMKKKQPMMLHSDPSILGYSFHGAPDRYGLNEMEMVEDY; via the exons ATGACTGCTGAAACACTTAACTTTGGCCCAGAATG GCTCCGTGCACTTTCCAGTGGAGGCACTTTGTCTTCCCCTCCTGCCTCTCCTGCTATGCCAAAGTACAAGCTGGCCGAGTACCGTTATGGCCGAGAGGAGATGCTAGCACTTTATGTCCAAGACAACAAG GTTCCCGAAGAAATGCAGGACAAGGAGTTTGCTGTTATTCTGCAGGATGAGCCTCAGCAGCCACTGGCACTGTTGCCTCTCACTGAGGAGGAGCAG AGGAACTTTTCCATGTCTGTCAACAGTCTGGCTGTGCTGAGGCTTATGGGTAAAGGGGGTGGGGCCGTCCCGGCTGGGGTGAACCGAGGTAGAGGCACCACGCGAGGCGGCCGTG GCCGAGGAAGGGGAGAGGGCGTGTTCTACCAAAGAAGCGGTGAGGAAGTAGAAGGTGGCTTTGGTCGGAGTGTTCGAGAGATTCATCGTAGCCAGAGCTGGGACGACAG AGGTGAAAGACGCTTTGAGAAACCCCTGCGAAGAGAAGGTGTGCGGCCAGGTTTAGAGGAGTCTGGTTTGGTTGGGCGAAAAGAGTTCATGCGCTCTGACAGTGACAATTGGCGCACACTGAGAGAGGAGCAGGAGGAGGATGACACGGGAGAGACCGGAAGCAGCTGGAGACTCACTGGTTCACGAAGAGATG ATGGTGGTCCTCGCTCAGCTGGGTGGAGAGAACACGGTGGTCCCGGTGAAGTTCGCCGTAGAAAGTTTGACTTTGACTTCAGGGATGGAGGAAATGAGggaggaagaagaagaacagGAAGTGAAGGGGCAGAGGATGAAAGAGATGGTTTGCCGGAGTGGTGCACAGATGAAGAAGATGGAGAAATGGGAACCTTTGATTCTTCTGGAGCGTATATGTCTTTTAAG AAAGGCCCAAAAGACCCCATTCCAGAAGAGGACTTTGAGTTCCTGGGTTTGGATGATGAGGAAGAGAATGATTCTAATCCAGAGAAGAGTAATGGCACTGAATTAGAAAAAAGTGAGAATG ataTGATGAACTCGGCTCTATTTTCTGAAACCGAAGTGAAGCTTATTTCTCCCTCCCCTCCTCCATCCATCGCTCTTCCTATGTCTGCTCCTGACACTGAGGCTGTGCTATCTGCTGCCACCTGTGGCATTGAGGAGCCTCACCCTACCCCCTCAATTCCCAACAAACTACCAACTGAAG TGTTATCAGAGGCCCTGTTGATTTTGAGCCCCAGTGCCTCCTCCAGTCTGCCTTCATCTTctccctcctcttcctctgctGCTACTGACCTCCCACCACTGGGGGGCGACATTGAGGATGATGAGGGTATGAAGCACCTGCAACAG gaggcAGAGAAGATGGTGGCAGCGCTCCAGGACACATCTCTAGAGGAAGAGTGTTTTACACAGACTCTTCAGGAGAGCAGAAACACGGCCTCTGCTCTTCCTCTCTCCCACGACTCTGCCATGAAATGGTTTTACAAAGACCCGCAAGGAGAGATTCAGG GTCCATTTACTACAGTGGAGATGTGCGAATGGTTTCAGGCGGGATATTTCACAATGAACCTGCTTGTTAAACGAGGTTGTGATGAGGGCTTTCAGCCTCTGGGGGAAGTCATTAAGATGTGGGGGCGTGTGCCTTTTGCCCCTGGCCCCTCCCCTCCGCCCCTCCTGGTGAGGAATCGACCACTCCTTCACCCTCAACCACCCAAGGGGGAAATT ggTAATATGGATCAGGACCGGTTGAAAAAGCAGCAGGAATTAGCTGCTGCCACAGCCCTTTACCAGCAACTCCAGCAACAGCAGCTGTTCCAGCTCTTTAACAG AGAGCAGGGTATGATGCCGTCAATGAACAGGTCGATGTCAGTGCCAGATACAGGGTCCATGTGGGACATGCATACCTCAGCTTCACAGCCAtcag GCGGTGAGGCCAGTCTATGGGACTTAATGAATTCTTCATCTCAGGGTCCAATTCTAGAACAGCTTCAGAAG CTACATGAAAGAAGAGAAGCTGAACTCAGGGCCAAGCGTGAGGAAGAGGAGCGGAAACGAAGGGATGAAAAAAGAAGAGAGGAGCAGAAaagaagagaggaggaggaTCTTTATAGGCGCAAGCAG CAGCAGGAATTGCTGATGAAGTTGCTCCAGCAGGCTCCGCGTCAGGGTTCCTCTGGTTCCGCCTCAAGCTGGAACGGTGGACCCATCCCTGGGCTGGGGAAACAGAACAAGCCCCTCAACCTCCTGGAGGCCCAACAGGAGGCTGAGAGAAtgcacaaacaacaacacagagTCCAGCAACAGCAGCGG TGGGGTGATGCATCTGTGATGTGGGCAGCTGGATCTTTGGACGGAAAAGTGGGAGGCGGCAGCTCTTCAGGAGGTGGAATGGGTATCTGGGATGAGGCTCTAAAGAACCAGAGTGCTCTCCGCAACAACATTGGGCTGAAGAACAGCCGAAGCAGTCCCTCGCTGAG TGAGCAGTACATGATGAGAGGCCGCAAACGCACTGAGGAAGAGGAGCGGCTGTTGAAACTCCTGCAGGGGATGAAGTCTCAAGATGGCTTCACCACCTGGTGTGAACAGATGCTTCATGCACTCAACACCTCTGCCAATAACTCCTCCTCCCAGGATG TGCCCACCATTGTGGCGTACCTAAAGGAGGTGGAGTCTCCGTACGAGGTGTTGAACTTTATCTGCTCCTACCTGGGTGACACAGTTGAAGCCAAAGAGTTCGCTAGGCAGTTCCTGGAGCGCCGTGCCAAACAGAAGGCTAACCACCAGAGACAGCAGCAGCAG CTCTCTAAAGAGATGGCTGGACTTACCATGAACAACTTTCCGCTGCAG GATACTGTACGAGGAATGAACCCCAGTGCCCTGCAGTCTATGTTTCaggcagtgcattctgggaaaggGGGCATGTATGATCAGGCAGCAAAGATGAAGAAAAAGCAGCCCATGATGCTGCACTCTGACCCAAGCATCTTAG GGTATTCATTCCATGGTGCCCCTGATCGGTATGGTCTAAACGAGATGGAAATGGTTGAGGATTACTGA
- the gigyf1a gene encoding GRB10-interacting GYF protein 1 isoform X2 yields the protein MTAETLNFGPEWLRALSSGGTLSSPPASPAMPKYKLAEYRYGREEMLALYVQDNKVPEEMQDKEFAVILQDEPQQPLALLPLTEEEQRNFSMSVNSLAVLRLMGKGGGAVPAGVNRGRGTTRGGRGRGRGEGVFYQRSGEEVEGGFGRSVREIHRSQSWDDRGERRFEKPLRREGVRPGLEESGLVGRKEFMRSDSDNWRTLREEQEEDDTGETGSSWRLTGSRRDDGGPRSAGWREHGGPGEVRRRKFDFDFRDGGNEGGRRRTGSEGAEDERDGLPEWCTDEEDGEMGTFDSSGAYMSFKKGPKDPIPEEDFEFLGLDDEEENDSNPEKSNGTELEKSENDMMNSALFSETEVKLISPSPPPSIALPMSAPDTEAVLSAATCGIEEPHPTPSIPNKLPTEVLSEALLILSPSASSSLPSSSPSSSSAATDLPPLGGDIEDDEGMKHLQQEAEKMVAALQDTSLEEECFTQTLQESRNTASALPLSHDSAMKWFYKDPQGEIQGPFTTVEMCEWFQAGYFTMNLLVKRGCDEGFQPLGEVIKMWGRVPFAPGPSPPPLLVRNRPLLHPQPPKGEIGNMDQDRLKKQQELAAATALYQQLQQQQLFQLFNREQGMMPSMNRSMSVPDTGSMWDMHTSASQPSGGEASLWDLMNSSSQGPILEQLQKLHERREAELRAKREEEERKRRDEKRREEQKRREEEDLYRRKQQELLMKLLQQAPRQGSSGSASSWNGGPIPGLGKQNKPLNLLEAQQEAERMHKQQHRVQQQQRWGDASVMWAAGSLDGKVGGGSSSGGGMGIWDEALKNQSALRNNIGLKNSRSSPSLSEQYMMRGRKRTEEEERLLKLLQGMKSQDGFTTWCEQMLHALNTSANNSSSQDVPTIVAYLKEVESPYEVLNFICSYLGDTVEAKEFARQFLERRAKQKANHQRQQQQLSKEMAGLTMNNFPLQDTVRGMNPSALQSMFQAVHSGKGGMYDQAAKMKKKQPMMLHSDPSILGYSFHGAPDRYGLNEMEMVEDY from the exons ATGACTGCTGAAACACTTAACTTTGGCCCAGAATG GCTCCGTGCACTTTCCAGTGGAGGCACTTTGTCTTCCCCTCCTGCCTCTCCTGCTATGCCAAAGTACAAGCTGGCCGAGTACCGTTATGGCCGAGAGGAGATGCTAGCACTTTATGTCCAAGACAACAAG GTTCCCGAAGAAATGCAGGACAAGGAGTTTGCTGTTATTCTGCAGGATGAGCCTCAGCAGCCACTGGCACTGTTGCCTCTCACTGAGGAGGAGCAG AGGAACTTTTCCATGTCTGTCAACAGTCTGGCTGTGCTGAGGCTTATGGGTAAAGGGGGTGGGGCCGTCCCGGCTGGGGTGAACCGAGGTAGAGGCACCACGCGAGGCGGCCGTG GCCGAGGAAGGGGAGAGGGCGTGTTCTACCAAAGAAGCGGTGAGGAAGTAGAAGGTGGCTTTGGTCGGAGTGTTCGAGAGATTCATCGTAGCCAGAGCTGGGACGACAG AGGTGAAAGACGCTTTGAGAAACCCCTGCGAAGAGAAGGTGTGCGGCCAGGTTTAGAGGAGTCTGGTTTGGTTGGGCGAAAAGAGTTCATGCGCTCTGACAGTGACAATTGGCGCACACTGAGAGAGGAGCAGGAGGAGGATGACACGGGAGAGACCGGAAGCAGCTGGAGACTCACTGGTTCACGAAGAGATG ATGGTGGTCCTCGCTCAGCTGGGTGGAGAGAACACGGTGGTCCCGGTGAAGTTCGCCGTAGAAAGTTTGACTTTGACTTCAGGGATGGAGGAAATGAGggaggaagaagaagaacagGAAGTGAAGGGGCAGAGGATGAAAGAGATGGTTTGCCGGAGTGGTGCACAGATGAAGAAGATGGAGAAATGGGAACCTTTGATTCTTCTGGAGCGTATATGTCTTTTAAG AAAGGCCCAAAAGACCCCATTCCAGAAGAGGACTTTGAGTTCCTGGGTTTGGATGATGAGGAAGAGAATGATTCTAATCCAGAGAAGAGTAATGGCACTGAATTAGAAAAAAGTGAGAATG ataTGATGAACTCGGCTCTATTTTCTGAAACCGAAGTGAAGCTTATTTCTCCCTCCCCTCCTCCATCCATCGCTCTTCCTATGTCTGCTCCTGACACTGAGGCTGTGCTATCTGCTGCCACCTGTGGCATTGAGGAGCCTCACCCTACCCCCTCAATTCCCAACAAACTACCAACTGAAG TGTTATCAGAGGCCCTGTTGATTTTGAGCCCCAGTGCCTCCTCCAGTCTGCCTTCATCTTctccctcctcttcctctgctGCTACTGACCTCCCACCACTGGGGGGCGACATTGAGGATGATGAGGGTATGAAGCACCTGCAACAG gaggcAGAGAAGATGGTGGCAGCGCTCCAGGACACATCTCTAGAGGAAGAGTGTTTTACACAGACTCTTCAGGAGAGCAGAAACACGGCCTCTGCTCTTCCTCTCTCCCACGACTCTGCCATGAAATGGTTTTACAAAGACCCGCAAGGAGAGATTCAGG GTCCATTTACTACAGTGGAGATGTGCGAATGGTTTCAGGCGGGATATTTCACAATGAACCTGCTTGTTAAACGAGGTTGTGATGAGGGCTTTCAGCCTCTGGGGGAAGTCATTAAGATGTGGGGGCGTGTGCCTTTTGCCCCTGGCCCCTCCCCTCCGCCCCTCCTGGTGAGGAATCGACCACTCCTTCACCCTCAACCACCCAAGGGGGAAATT ggTAATATGGATCAGGACCGGTTGAAAAAGCAGCAGGAATTAGCTGCTGCCACAGCCCTTTACCAGCAACTCCAGCAACAGCAGCTGTTCCAGCTCTTTAACAG AGAGCAGGGTATGATGCCGTCAATGAACAGGTCGATGTCAGTGCCAGATACAGGGTCCATGTGGGACATGCATACCTCAGCTTCACAGCCAtcag GCGGTGAGGCCAGTCTATGGGACTTAATGAATTCTTCATCTCAGGGTCCAATTCTAGAACAGCTTCAGAAG CTACATGAAAGAAGAGAAGCTGAACTCAGGGCCAAGCGTGAGGAAGAGGAGCGGAAACGAAGGGATGAAAAAAGAAGAGAGGAGCAGAAaagaagagaggaggaggaTCTTTATAGGCGCAAGCAG CAGGAATTGCTGATGAAGTTGCTCCAGCAGGCTCCGCGTCAGGGTTCCTCTGGTTCCGCCTCAAGCTGGAACGGTGGACCCATCCCTGGGCTGGGGAAACAGAACAAGCCCCTCAACCTCCTGGAGGCCCAACAGGAGGCTGAGAGAAtgcacaaacaacaacacagagTCCAGCAACAGCAGCGG TGGGGTGATGCATCTGTGATGTGGGCAGCTGGATCTTTGGACGGAAAAGTGGGAGGCGGCAGCTCTTCAGGAGGTGGAATGGGTATCTGGGATGAGGCTCTAAAGAACCAGAGTGCTCTCCGCAACAACATTGGGCTGAAGAACAGCCGAAGCAGTCCCTCGCTGAG TGAGCAGTACATGATGAGAGGCCGCAAACGCACTGAGGAAGAGGAGCGGCTGTTGAAACTCCTGCAGGGGATGAAGTCTCAAGATGGCTTCACCACCTGGTGTGAACAGATGCTTCATGCACTCAACACCTCTGCCAATAACTCCTCCTCCCAGGATG TGCCCACCATTGTGGCGTACCTAAAGGAGGTGGAGTCTCCGTACGAGGTGTTGAACTTTATCTGCTCCTACCTGGGTGACACAGTTGAAGCCAAAGAGTTCGCTAGGCAGTTCCTGGAGCGCCGTGCCAAACAGAAGGCTAACCACCAGAGACAGCAGCAGCAG CTCTCTAAAGAGATGGCTGGACTTACCATGAACAACTTTCCGCTGCAG GATACTGTACGAGGAATGAACCCCAGTGCCCTGCAGTCTATGTTTCaggcagtgcattctgggaaaggGGGCATGTATGATCAGGCAGCAAAGATGAAGAAAAAGCAGCCCATGATGCTGCACTCTGACCCAAGCATCTTAG GGTATTCATTCCATGGTGCCCCTGATCGGTATGGTCTAAACGAGATGGAAATGGTTGAGGATTACTGA